Genomic DNA from Candidatus Methylomirabilota bacterium:
GGGCACCGCCGCCAGCGCCGCCAGGAACGACGCGTCGGGGGCGCCCAGGGTGACGCGGACCGTGGTGTCGTTCACGACCTCGATGTCCTTCACGGGGTCCATGAAGAAGGCCGGGTTGTCCTTGAGGTGCTTGAGCCGCATCAGCGAGAACTTGACGTCGGCCGCGGTGAGCGGGTTCCCGGACGAGAACTTCACCCCCGACCGGAGCGTGAACGTGTACACCGTCCCGTCCTTGGAGACTTCCCACTTGGTCGCGAGCTTCGGCTGGATCTTGGTGAAGTCCGGCGCCTCGACCGTGACCAGCGTGTCGTAGGACGACTGGTCGAGCATCTGGGCCGTGTACTCGTACTGGCGGTGGGGATCGTTCGTCACGTAGTCGTCGATGTTGCGGGCGATGATCAAGGTCTCCTGCCGGCTCTGCCCCAGGGCGCCCCCGCCGAAGACGCCGGCCAGGACCAGGACCGCCAGGGTCACGCCGGACAGGGCCAGGGCCCGCCGGCCGAGCTGAGCGAGGCGAAGCTGTCGCATGGAGAAAACCTCCTCCCGGTGAGGGTGCACGGCTCGGCTACTGCGTGGGACGGACGACGAGCGTCTCCGTGGACGCGACGCCGTCGATGGCCCGGATCCGGCCGACGACCTCCGAGGCCGCGTGGAGGTCCAGGGAGCGGATCAAGGCGACCATGTCGTAGCGCCCGAACAGCAGGTAGACGTAGGAGAGCCCGTCGAGCTTGCGGAGGGCGTCGAGCACCTCCGACTCCTTCTGGGGCTCACAGCGAATCAAGACTCCGGCAACCATTCGATGCCTCCTCGGATCTCACGGGTGTCGCTCACCGATCGGCTCGTTTCGCCTCGGCCGCGGTCACCAGGATGGCCTTGATCCCCTGCCGGGACAGGACGAAGTCGAAGGCCTCCTGGGCCTGGTGGAGCGGGAAGGTGTGGGCCAGGAGCGGACCGGCGTCGATGCGGTCCTCGGCCAGCAGGGCCAGGGCCCGCTCGTACTCCCGGTAGGAGTAGCAGATGGCGCCCACCAGGTGGAGCTCACCCCGCACGGCCGGCTCCAGGTTGATCTGGACCTCCCGGTGGACCGTCAGCATGACCACCGCCCCGCCCTTGCGGGCCATCGCGATCGCCTGGTCGAGCGCCCGGGCGGTGCCGGCCGCCTCGTAGACGAAGTCAGCCCCGCCGTCGGTCAGCTCCCGCACGGCCGCCACCGGGTCCGCCTCGTTCACGTTGACGGTCTCGTCGGCGCCCATGGCCCGAGCCAGCGCCAGGCGGTCTCCGCGCGTGCCCACCATGATGACCCGGGCACGTCGGATCCGCTTGATCACCTGAGTGGCCAGCAGCCCCATCTGGCCGGGACCGAGCACGGTGACCCAGGAGCCGGAGGTGACGTGGATCATCTCCAGGCCGCGGACCACGCAGGCCAGCGGATCGGCCAGGACGGCCTTCTCGAACGACAGCGTGGGGGGGAGCAGGTGGACGTTGCGAGCCGGCACCGCCACGAACTCGGTCATGCCGCCGTCGACCGTGACGCCGAACTCTTCGAGCTTCTCGCAGAGGTTGACGCGGCCGACCTTGCAGTACCGGCAGATCCCGCAGCCGATACAGATCTCGATGCCCACCCGAGCCCCGAGCGGCACCTCGCTCACCCGCTCGCCGACCTCGACGACCTCGCCGGCGATCTCGTGGCCGATGATGAAGCGCCGGCGGCGCGCCGGGTTGACCTCGGCGTAGATCCGCTGGTCGCTCCCGCAGATCCCGACCGCCCGCACGCGCACCAGGACTTCCCACGGGCCCACCCGGGGCACGGGCACGTCTTCGAGGATGACGCCGCGCTTGCCGGGATCCTTGACGACGGCCAGCACGCCTAGACCTTCACAAGTGGGGCGCTAGGGGCCCGCCGAGAACCGCTGCCGCTCGAGGAGACGGGCCGCCTCCTTGGCCAGATACGTGATGATGAGGTCGGCGCCGGCACGCCGGATCGCCGTGAGCGCTTCCATGATGACCCGCTCCTCGTCCAGCCAGCCGAGCCGGCCGGCAGCCTTGATCATCGCGTACTCGCCGGAGACCGAGTAGGCCGCCAGCGGGAGGCCGAACTCCTGCTTCACGCGGGCGATCACGTCGAGGTAGGGCAAGGCGGGCTTGACCATCACGATGTCCGCCCCCTCGTCCACGTCGAGCCCGACCTCGCGCAGCGCCTCGATGGCGTTGCCGGGGTCCATCTGGTACGACCGGCGATCACCGAACTGGGGCGCCGACTCGGCCGCCTCGCGGAAGGGCCCGTAGAAGGCCGAGGCATACTTCGCCGAGTAGGCCATGATGGGTGTCTCGGCATAGCCGGCCTCGTCGAGCGCTTCCCGGATGGCGGCGACCCGACCGTCCATCATGTCCGACGGCGCCACGATGTCGGCGCCGGCCTCGGCCTGGGAGAGCGCGACCCGCGCGAGCAGGTCCACGCTCGCGTCGTTCTTGACTCGCCCGTCCTCGATCACGCCGCAATGCCCGTGGCTCGTGTACTGGCAGAGGCAGACGTCGGTGATGACCAGGAGATCCGGAATCCGCTCCTTCACCACCCGCGCGGCCTGCTGGACGATGCCGTCCTCGGCGTAGGCTTCCGAGCCGCGGGGATCCTTGGTGGCCGGGACGCCGAACAGCAGGACGGCCGGGATGCCCATCCCGGCCGCGTCCTTCGCTTCCTTCACGAGCTCGTCGAGCGAGAGCCGCGATACCCCGGGCATCGACGCGATCGGCTCGCGGATGCCCCGGCCGTGGACGGCGAAGAGGGGCAGGATCAGGTTCTCGACGCCGAGTCGCGTCTCGCGAACCATGCGCCGGATGAGCGGCGACTCCCGCAGCCGGCGCGGACGGTACAGTGGATGTGCCATGAACTGATCTCCTACCTGGGTGAGGTGAAGTGTCCCGCGATCGCCGCGGCCAGCGCGGACGTCGTGTACTCCCGCGGCATGACGCCGACCTCCAGGCCGTACTCGGCGATCGTGCCGGCGGTGATCGGACCGATGGCGGCGAGCACGACGCCGCTGAGCAACCGTCGAATCTCCCCGGGCGCCAGGAGCGCCATGAAGCCGCGGACCGTCGAGGAGCTGGTGAACGTGACGACGTCCACCCCCCGCGCCTCCAGGAGGCCGAGGAGGTGGTCCGCGCCCTCTTTCACGGCCACCGTCCGGTACGCCGGCGCCACGGTCACCCGGGCCCCGAGGCTCTCCAGCACCTGCGGCAGGACCTCGCGCGCCTCCGCGGCCCGGACGAGCAAGACCGCACTCCCCGAGGCCAGATGGGGGCGCAGCACGTCGGCCAGCCCCTCGGCCCGGTACTCCCCCGGCACCACGTCGGCCCGGAGGCCGACCCCGGCCAGGGCCTCGGCCGTTTCGGGGCCGATGGCGGCCAGCCGCGCGCCACCGAGCGCCCGCGTGTCGCGCCCGGCCGCGGCGAGCCGCTCGTGGAACGCCGCCACTCCGTTGGCGCTGGTGAAGACCACCCAGTGGAAGTCGCCGAGCCGGGCGAGGGCACGGTCGAGCGGGCCCCAGTCCTCGGGCGGCTCGAGCGCGATCGTCGGCATGGCCACCACCTCGGCGCCAGACGCTTCGAGGAGTGTCACGAACCGGCCGGCCTGCCCGCGGGGTCGCGTCACGACCACCCGGCGGCCGGCGAGCGGCCGCCGCTGGCGATCACCGGGTCCCGCCCCGGCGAACCGCACCGGCGGCTCGGCCCGCCGTTCGGCCGTCACGCGACCTGCCCCTGGCGCACGATCTCGGCCGCCCCGCGCTCGAGCATCCACCCGGCCACGTCCCTCCCCAGGGCGTCCGGCGTCGTGGCGCCCGGGCGGGACTCCCTGAGCACGCGGGCGCCGTCGCCCGTCGCGAGAAACGCGCTGAGCCACAGGGTACGGCCCTCGTACCGGGCGTAGGCGGCGAGCGGCGTCGTGCACGATCCCCCGATGGCCTGGAGGAAGCTGCGCTCGGCGACCGTCGCGGCGCGCGTGTCCGGATGGTCGAGCACGCCGACCAGGCGCCGCGTCATCTCGTCCTCCTCGCGCGCCTCGACGGCGAGCGTTCCCTGGCCCACCGCCGGCAACATCTCGTCGAGCGCGAGCGTGACGGCGCCGGCGGGCGACAGCCCCAGCCGGCGCAGGCCCGCCGCCGCCAGGACGACCGCGTCGTACAGCCCGTCGTCGAGCTTCTGGAGCCGGGTCTCGACGTTCCCCCGAATCGGCTCCACCTCGAGGTCGGGCCGGCGGGCGAGGAGCTGGACGCGGCGTCGGAGGCTCGAGCTGCCGACCCGCGCGCCCGGCCGCAGGCCGTCGAGCCCCCCCGCATCGCGGCTCACCAGGACGTCGCGCGGATCTTCGCGCTCGGGAAAGGCCGCCAGGCCCAGCCCCCCGGGGAGATCGGCCGGAAGATCCTTGAGGCTGTGGACCGCCAGCTCGATCCAATGGCCGAGCAGCGCCTCCTCGATCTCCTTCACGAAGAGCCCCTTGCCGCCTTCGACGGCCAGGCGGGCCTGCGCGAGCCTGTCCCCCGAGGTGCGGATCGGCACCAGCTCGGCACGGAGTCCCGGCCACGCCCGGGCCAGGGCCTCGGCCACCAGCTCGGCCTGTCGAAGGGCGAGCGGGCTCCCGCGGGTCCCGATCCGGACACGCTCAGTCACTCGCGGGGGCGGGTGCGGCGACAGCGGCCGCGTCGAGGAGCGGGAGCCGCGGACCGCCGGTCCGCTTCGGGATGGGAAGGGAGCCCAGATCGACCCGCGAGAGCGCCCCCAGCAGGCTCCGCTTGATCCCGGGGTGGACGCGCTCGAGCTCCCGGAGGAGCTTCTTCACCCGATGGCGCTGGAGCGTGGGATCCTTGCAGCCGGGGCACGCGCAGCAGACGACCGGGAAGCCCCGGGCCGGGACGTAGTCGAGGATCTCCGCCTCCCACACGTAGACGAGGGGACGGATCACGGTATGCCGGCCGTTCTGGGCGCGGAGGCGCGGGTGCATCCCCTTGATCTGGCCGTTGAAGAAGAGATTGAGGAGGAGGGTCTCGATGAAGTCGTCGGCGTGGTGGCCGAGCGCGATCTTGTTGCAGCCGAGCTCGTCGGCGTACTTGTAGAGCGCGCCCCGGCGGAGTCGCGCGCACAGCGAGCAAAAGGTCTCCCCCGGCTGGATCTTCTCCTTGACCGTCAGGTTGATGCGGGCGCTCCGCATCTCGTAGGTGTACCCCTCGCGGGCCAGGTAGTCCTCGACGATGTCGGCCCGGAAGCCGGCGAAGCCCTGGTCGATGTTGAGCGCGACCAGGTCGAACCGGACGGGGGCCCGCCGCCGGATGCGCTGGAGGAGATGGAGCAGCGCCCAGGAGTCCTTGCCGCCGGAGACGCCGACGAGAATACGGTCGCCCGGCTCGATCAGCTCGAAGTCGCCGATCGCCCGTCCGATCCGCGCCGTGAGGCGCCGCTCGACCCGCTCGACATCGCTCGCAGTTTGGCCCATGAGACAAGCCATCTGATGAGGAGATGGGTGCTTGATTGTAACAACCGGGTCCCATCGGTTCAACCGCCTTGGGCTGCTGTCCGGTGGTCGTTGACACGCTCGGGTCCTGTCCCCTACATATCGGAACGGGACGGTCCCATCGGAAGGAGGCCTCCATGGAGATCCCGAGTTTCCGCCTGGACGACCGCGTGGCCGTGGTCACCGGCGCGAGCCGCGGCATCGGGCGCGCCATCGCCCTCGGCCTCGCCCGGGCCGGGGCCCACGTCGTCCTCACGGCCCGCAAGCAGCCCGACCTCGACGCCGTCGCCCAGGAGGTCGCGGCCCTGGACCGCCGGGCGCTCCCGCTGGCGGCCCACATGGGCCGCCGGTCGGAGATCGATCGGGTCTTCGACGCCACGGCCAAGGAGTTCGGCCGGGTGGACGTGCTCGTGAACAACGCCGCCACCAACCCCGTCTTCGGGCCACTCCTCGAGGTCGAGGAGGAGGCCTGGGACAAGATCATGGCGCTGAACGTCAAGGGCTACCTCTTCGCGGCCCAGCGGGCCGCCAAGGCCATGCTGGCCGCCGGCCGCGGGTCGATCGTCAACGTGTCCTCGACGGGCGGGCTCCGGGCCAGCGCGGGGCTGGGGGCCTACTCCGTCTCGAAGGCCGCCGTGCTCATGCTCACGCGCGTCCTGGCCAAGGAGCTGGCGCCGTTCGGGGTTCGGGTCAACGCGATCGCGCCGGCCCTCGTGGAGACCCGGTTCAGCGAGGCGCTGTGGAAGACGCCCGAGATCCTGGAGCAGTAC
This window encodes:
- a CDS encoding ABC transporter substrate-binding protein, whose translation is MRQLRLAQLGRRALALSGVTLAVLVLAGVFGGGALGQSRQETLIIARNIDDYVTNDPHRQYEYTAQMLDQSSYDTLVTVEAPDFTKIQPKLATKWEVSKDGTVYTFTLRSGVKFSSGNPLTAADVKFSLMRLKHLKDNPAFFMDPVKDIEVVNDTTVRVTLGAPDASFLAALAAVPTAIAEAKAVMAHGGTDAEDAKEKDKATEWLNEHSAGSGPYILTSFKKNEEAVLERNPNHWGPKGHFAKIVFRHVKDGTTQREMVERGDVDIAHDFDPDIVAKVRPGPKIKIVEGLSM
- a CDS encoding Lrp/AsnC ligand binding domain-containing protein, translating into MVAGVLIRCEPQKESEVLDALRKLDGLSYVYLLFGRYDMVALIRSLDLHAASEVVGRIRAIDGVASTETLVVRPTQ
- a CDS encoding alcohol dehydrogenase catalytic domain-containing protein, yielding MLAVVKDPGKRGVILEDVPVPRVGPWEVLVRVRAVGICGSDQRIYAEVNPARRRRFIIGHEIAGEVVEVGERVSEVPLGARVGIEICIGCGICRYCKVGRVNLCEKLEEFGVTVDGGMTEFVAVPARNVHLLPPTLSFEKAVLADPLACVVRGLEMIHVTSGSWVTVLGPGQMGLLATQVIKRIRRARVIMVGTRGDRLALARAMGADETVNVNEADPVAAVRELTDGGADFVYEAAGTARALDQAIAMARKGGAVVMLTVHREVQINLEPAVRGELHLVGAICYSYREYERALALLAEDRIDAGPLLAHTFPLHQAQEAFDFVLSRQGIKAILVTAAEAKRADR
- the hemB gene encoding porphobilinogen synthase produces the protein MAHPLYRPRRLRESPLIRRMVRETRLGVENLILPLFAVHGRGIREPIASMPGVSRLSLDELVKEAKDAAGMGIPAVLLFGVPATKDPRGSEAYAEDGIVQQAARVVKERIPDLLVITDVCLCQYTSHGHCGVIEDGRVKNDASVDLLARVALSQAEAGADIVAPSDMMDGRVAAIREALDEAGYAETPIMAYSAKYASAFYGPFREAAESAPQFGDRRSYQMDPGNAIEALREVGLDVDEGADIVMVKPALPYLDVIARVKQEFGLPLAAYSVSGEYAMIKAAGRLGWLDEERVIMEALTAIRRAGADLIITYLAKEAARLLERQRFSAGP
- a CDS encoding uroporphyrinogen-III synthase — protein: MTAERRAEPPVRFAGAGPGDRQRRPLAGRRVVVTRPRGQAGRFVTLLEASGAEVVAMPTIALEPPEDWGPLDRALARLGDFHWVVFTSANGVAAFHERLAAAGRDTRALGGARLAAIGPETAEALAGVGLRADVVPGEYRAEGLADVLRPHLASGSAVLLVRAAEAREVLPQVLESLGARVTVAPAYRTVAVKEGADHLLGLLEARGVDVVTFTSSSTVRGFMALLAPGEIRRLLSGVVLAAIGPITAGTIAEYGLEVGVMPREYTTSALAAAIAGHFTSPR
- the hemC gene encoding hydroxymethylbilane synthase, yielding MTERVRIGTRGSPLALRQAELVAEALARAWPGLRAELVPIRTSGDRLAQARLAVEGGKGLFVKEIEEALLGHWIELAVHSLKDLPADLPGGLGLAAFPEREDPRDVLVSRDAGGLDGLRPGARVGSSSLRRRVQLLARRPDLEVEPIRGNVETRLQKLDDGLYDAVVLAAAGLRRLGLSPAGAVTLALDEMLPAVGQGTLAVEAREEDEMTRRLVGVLDHPDTRAATVAERSFLQAIGGSCTTPLAAYARYEGRTLWLSAFLATGDGARVLRESRPGATTPDALGRDVAGWMLERGAAEIVRQGQVA
- the ttcA gene encoding tRNA 2-thiocytidine(32) synthetase TtcA, with the translated sequence MGQTASDVERVERRLTARIGRAIGDFELIEPGDRILVGVSGGKDSWALLHLLQRIRRRAPVRFDLVALNIDQGFAGFRADIVEDYLAREGYTYEMRSARINLTVKEKIQPGETFCSLCARLRRGALYKYADELGCNKIALGHHADDFIETLLLNLFFNGQIKGMHPRLRAQNGRHTVIRPLVYVWEAEILDYVPARGFPVVCCACPGCKDPTLQRHRVKKLLRELERVHPGIKRSLLGALSRVDLGSLPIPKRTGGPRLPLLDAAAVAAPAPASD
- a CDS encoding glucose 1-dehydrogenase; this encodes MEIPSFRLDDRVAVVTGASRGIGRAIALGLARAGAHVVLTARKQPDLDAVAQEVAALDRRALPLAAHMGRRSEIDRVFDATAKEFGRVDVLVNNAATNPVFGPLLEVEEEAWDKIMALNVKGYLFAAQRAAKAMLAAGRGSIVNVSSTGGLRASAGLGAYSVSKAAVLMLTRVLAKELAPFGVRVNAIAPALVETRFSEALWKTPEILEQYLKTTPLGRTAQPEEMAGAVVYLCSDAASYVTGATLILDGGHLA